GCTCGGTGTGGTCGCGGAAGGCGTTGATGCCGTCGGCGTCCAGGACGACGGTGCGATCGGCCTCGGTGACCAGCCGGCGGACCGCCTGCTGCGTCGCCTCGGCAAGCCCGAGCCCCGGACCGATCGCCAGGACGTGAGCCTTCTCGGCGGCCTCGAGGACGCCAGCGACGATGCCGTCGACGTCGTCGGGCAGCGGCACGGTCATCGCCTCGGGAACGGCAGCGGAGATGCGTGACGCCGCCGCTCGGGGCGTGGCGACGGTGATCAACCCGGCGCCGGCCCGAAGCGCCCCCTTCGCGCAGAGGATCGCCGCACCCGCCATGCGGTCGGACCCGGCGTGGATCGCGACGACCCCACGGGATCGCTTGTGGTCGCGCGGACCGGGCGGCGGCGCGAGGCCGGGAAGGTCGGCGCTCTCCAGCACGCGGGCGACCGGCTGCGCCTCGTCGTCGACCACGCCGATCTCGCCGAGGACGAGCTGGCCCACGTGTTCGGCGGCCGGGTGCAGCCACAGGCCCTGCTTGTGGGCGCCGAGGGTGACGGTCAGGTCGGCCACTACGGCGTCGCCTGGCACCCGGCCGGTTGCGGCGTCCACGCCCGTCGGCAGGTCGCACGCCACGACGGGGCAGCCCCGGTCGTGCACCCGGCGCAGGGCGCTGACGGCAACGCCGAACGGGCCGCGGGGTTCACCGGAGGCTCCGGTCCCGAGCAGGCAGTCCACGGCCACGTCGGCATTTCGGAGGGTTCCGTCGAGGACGTCCCCGAGATCCGCACCCTCGCCGGCCTCCTCGCCCAGGGGCACGATCCGTCCGCCGGCCCGGCGCAACGCCGTCGCCTCGCGAACGCTGTCCTCGCCGAGCTCGTCCTCGGGGGTGACCAGGACGCAGGTGGCGGCGACCCCGCGGCGCAGCAGGTGCCGAGCGGCCGCCAACCCGTCCCCACCGTTGTTGCCCTTGCCGCACAGCAACACGCCCCGCAGGCCGTACCTCCCCAGCCCCCGCTGCTCGGCGATCGCCAGCACCCCCTGCGCGAGGTGCCGGGCGGCGTGGTCCATCAGCGCGGCCGGCTCGACGCCACGGGCGAACGCACGCCGGTCCATGGCCTGGACGTCCTCGGGCAGGTACAGGTCGATCATCGCCGACCATCCTTGCAGCCCGGCATCCTCACCTCTCGGCGACGGCGTAGGCGGCGACGGTCTCGGTGGCGGTGGTCAGCGACAGGTGGACGGCGATGATGCCCAGCCGGTCGGCGGTGATCGCCGCGCGGCCGAGCAGGACCGCGGAGGGGCGGCCGAGGTCGTCGTTGGTCACCTCGATCTCGAGGAACGCGAACCCCCGGATGCCGGTGCCCATGGCCTTGGCGACGGCCTCCTTGGCGGCGAACCGGGCGGCCAGGCGGTCGACCCGGTCGCCGCACCGCTCCAGCTCCATCGGCGTGAACAGGCGGCCACGGATGGACGGCGTCCGGTCGAGGGTGCGTTGGAAGCGCGGCAGCTCGACCAGGTCGATCCCCACGCCGTGGATGGGCATCTACTCGACGGTGACGGTCTTGGCGAGGTTGCGGGGCTGGTCGACGTCGCGGTCCAGCGCCACGGCGATGTGGTAGCCGAGCAGCTGCAGCGGCAGGACCGTGAGGACCGGGTACAGCAGCTCGTGCACGTCGGGGACGTACACGACGTGGTCGGCGTGTTCCTTGACCTCGGTGTCCCCCTCGGTGGCCACGGCCAGCACGACGGCGCCGCGGGCCTTGACCTCCTGGATGTTGGAGACGACCTTGGCCTTCACGTGCCCGTCGGTGGCCAGCGCGATGACCGGGCCGCCGTCGTCGATGAGGGCGATCGGGCCGTGCTTCATCTCACCGGAGGCGAACCCCTCGGCGTGGATGTAGCTGATCTCCTTGAGCTTCAGCGCCCCCTCGAGCGCGATCGGCAGGCCGACCTGCCGACCGATGAACATGAAGTAGTCCGCCCCCGAGAACCGTGCGGCCAGCTCGGCCATGCCCTCCTCGGCCTCCAGGACCCGTTCCATCAGCGCGGGCAGCGCCTCCAGCCGGTCCAGCATGTCCCGGCACTCCTCGGCGAACATCTGGCGTCGCTCCTGGGCGAGGAACAGTGCCAGCACCGACAGGGCGATGATCTGGGTGGTGAAGGCCTTGGTGGACGCCACCGCGACCTCGAGGCCCGCACGGGTGAAGATGACGCCGTCGGCGGTACGCGCCAGCGTCGAGCCGACGATGTTGGTGACGGCGATCACCCTGGCGCCCTGTGCCCGGGCGTACTCCGCGGCTGCGATCGTGTCGGCGGTCTCGCCGGACTGGGAGATGGCGACGACAAGGGTCTGCTTGGTGAGGATGGGGTCGCGGTAGCGGAACTCGCTGGCGATCTCGGCCTCCACACCGATCTTGGCCCAGTGCTCGGTGGCGTACTTGGCGACCATGCCGGCGTGGTGGGAGGTGCCGCAGGCCACGATGTAGACCTTGTCCAGCGCCCGCAGCAGCGCCGGGTCGAAGTCCAGACGGTCGAGGGTCACCCGTCCGTCGGCGTCCAGGCGGCCGAGGAGCGTGTCAGCCACCGCGCGGGGCTGTTCGTGGATCTCCTTGAGCATGAAGTGCTCGTAGCCCTGCTTCTCCGCGGCGTCGATGTCCCAGTCGACGGTGTAGCGGTGCCCCTCGGTGGGGTTGCCGTCGAGGTCGGTGACGGTGATGCCACCCGGGGTCAGGACGGCGACCTGGTCGTCCTCCATGGCCTCGCACTCGCGGGTGTGGCTGATCAGCCCGGCGGCGTCGGAGGACAGCATGGAGGCGCCCTCCATGTGCCCGAGGATCATGGGGGCGGACCGCTTGGTCGCCACGATCGTGTCCGGGTCGCGCCGGTCGATCACCGCGATGGCGAACTGGCCGTCGAGGCGCTTCACGGCGGCCCGCACGGCGGCGGGCAACGAACCCTCGTACAACGAGGCGACGAGGTGGGCGACGACCTCGGTGTCGGTGTCGGAGACGAAGACGGCACCACGTCGTTCGGCCAGCTCGGCCTTCAGCTCGGCGTAGTTCTCGATGATGCCGTTGTGGATGACGGCGATCGTCCCGGACGGGTCGCAGTGCGGGTGGGCATTGGTGTCGTTGGGCACCCCGTGGGTGGCCCAGCGGGTGTGGCCGACACCGATGTGGCCCGCCGGCGACTCCTCTGCCAGCGCACCCTGCAGGTTGGCCAGCTTCCCGGCCCGCTTGACGACGTCCAGCTGGCCGTCGCCGTCGATGATGGCAACCCCAGCGGAGTCGTACCCCCGGTACTCCAGACGGGCGAGGCCGTCGACGATGATCGGCAGCGCATCCGCGTCACCCGTGTACCCCATGATTCCGCACATGGGGCAAGGCTACGGCGTCCGGCCACCGTTGCGGGGCTGCCCGGACGGGCACGCCCCGACGGTTGGCGACAGCGGGCCACCGAACGCCATGACGGGGCCGCCGCAGCAGCCCCGTCATGGGTGATCCTCCTCGCCGAACGGCGACTACTCGGTGGCAGCCTCGACCGGCTCGTCCTCGGCCGGCTCGGCGGCCTCGGTGTCCTCGTTGCCCGGATCGATGGCGGACGCCGGGTCGGTGCCCTCGACCTCGTCGACGGCCGACGTGCCACCGAACTCCTCGTCCAGCGGCGGCAGGAACAGGTCCTCGCCCTCGGGGTCGATGACGCCCTGGGCGCCGACGTTGTGGGTCGGGATGCCCTTCTCCGGGGCCTCACCGGCGGTGTCGTAGTGGGTCCGGGTGAACACCTCGGCCACATCGGCGTCGAAGGTGTCGCACGTCTGGCGGAAGAACCAGGCCGTGTAGGCGAAGTTCGCGTCGGGGATGTCCTCGTAGTACTCGCTGACGATCAGCTTGGGGTAGTCCCCGTCGAGCATCTCCTCGCCCCAGGCCTTCAGCTCGGCGACCTCGTCCTCCGGCGCGTCCGCGTCGTACCAGGCGACGACGTAGCCGTGCTCGAGGTTGTGGGTGGTGAAGCGCGGGTCGATCTTGACGTCGTAGACGCCGGAGGGCGCGACCTGGCCGATGTGGCGGCCCGAGGACGGCGGCGCGTCGGGGTAGATGGCCGACGGCGGCTCCTGGGAGAGGGCGTCGGCGGTGCCGGAGATGTGGCCGCCACCGAGGTCGGCCTGCCGCTCGTCGGGCGTGCAGCCCAGCTCGTCGAGGCGTGCGGCGACCTCGGCCGCCTGCTCCTCCTCCTGCTGGCCCTTCTGGATCTGCCGGAACACCAGCAGCCCGATCAGCGCGACCACGACGAGGCCGACGATCCCGTAGGTGGCCGTCCGACGGACACCCTGGACCTTGGCCTGCTGGGCCTCCTGCTCGAGGCGGGCTGCGCGACGGGCCTTCTGGCGCTCACGCTTTGATTCGAACTGTTCTTCGGACACGACGAGTGGTTCCTCCGTCTGGGGGCACGCTCGGGGGGCCGAGCGCGGCGTCCCCTGAGCTGGCAGTGATGACGCGTGGGCACCGGACGAACGGCGCACGACCGCAGAGTGTATCGAGGTCGCGGAACCAGTCGCGTTCGACCAACGACGCACCCCCCACGACCCGGGCGCCGTCAGTCCTCGTCGAGGGGCAACGCGGCGTGCTGCAGGCCCGCGAGCAGGACCTCGCTGACCACCTCGGTGGCACGGTCGGGGTCCAGCCGTCCGCTGGCGACGGGAAGCCGGTAGCCGCCGATCGTGGCCGACAGCAGCTCGACGAGGTCCTCGGTGCGCCCCCGGAAGACCCCGGACGCGACCCCGTCGGCGACGATCTCGTGGAGCATTGCCCGGATCGGGGCCAGGGCGTCCCGCATCCGCTGCTGCTCGTCGCTGTCCAGCAATGGCATGAGGTCGTCGGCGGCGGCCGGGACCGCGGCGTACATGGCCATGTTCATGGCGATGAAGCGGCGCAGGCGCGCAGCGGCGCCGTCGACCCCCTCGAGGCCGGCCTGCAGCTGCTGCGTGGCACCGCCCATGGTCCGCTCGGCGTGCAGCAGGACCAGGCCGTGCTTGTCCTTGACGTAGTTGTAGAGGGCGCTGCGGGCGATCCCGGCCCGCTGGGCCACGGCGGTCAGGGTGACGGCCTCGACCCCCACCTCGGCCCGCAGGGCCTCGTAGGCCGACAGGACCTTGCCGAGCACCAGCTCGCGGTGCTCGTCGAGGGAGTCGGCCCAGAGCGACGGCATGGGAGGATCGTACCCAGTTGTTTACGACACGACGTCGTGTCGCATACTGGCCGCGTGTTCATCGCCCTCGCCGAAATGCGACGCGCTCCGGGACGCTTCGCGCTGCTCGTCGGCGCCGTTGCCCTCCTGGTGCTGCTCCTGCTGTTCTTCCAGACCGTTGCCGGCGCCCTGACCAGCGGGTTGACGGGTGCGTTCGAGGCCAACCGAGCCGACGTGTTCGTCTACTCCGACCGGGCACGGCTGAACCCGTTCGCCAGCGTCGTGACCGCCGATGTCGCCGATGCCGTCGCCGGCGTCGACGGCGTGCAGGACGCCACGCCCGTCGGGGTCAGCGTCTTCACCGCGTCCACCGACGTGGGCGACACCGACATCGCGATGGTGGGTGGCGACCCCGACGGGCCCGCCAGCCCGCAGGACGTCGAGGAGGGACGGCGACCCGAGGCCCCCGACGAGGCCCTGTTCAGCGGCAGCAGCCTGGACAGCGCGTTCGCGGTCGGGGACACCGTGCAGGTGGGCGATCGCACCCTGACCGTCGTCGGAACCAGCAGCGACGCCGCGCTGAACGTGCTGCCGACCTTCTACGTGCCGCTGGACACCTTCACCGAGGCAGTGCGGGCCCGTGCCGGTGCCCCCATCGACGTCCCCGTGTCGTGGATCGGGGTCACCGTCGAGGACGGCGGGGACGCGGCGGCCGTCGCCACGGCGATCACCGACGGGGTGGAGGGGCTCGAGGCGGTCGACCGCGCCACGGCAACCGACGCGATCCCCGGGGTCGGCCAGATCACCCGGTCCTTCTCCATCCTCTACCTGCTGCTCTACATCGTGGTCACGATCGTGACCGGGGTGTTCTTCCTGATCCTGACCGTGCAGAAGACCGAGGCCCTCGTGCTGCTGCGTGCCATCGGCGGCAGCCGTGGCGACGTCGTCAAGCCGGTGCTCCTGCAGGCCGTGGCGGTGGTCGGACTCGGATCGGTGCTCGGTGTGCTCGCGACATCCGGCCTGCTGTCGGTCACGCGGGACGTGTTCGGGTCGACCCTGTCGACCGGCACCACCGTGACCTCGGTCGGGGCGATCGTCGTGCTGGGGCTGCTGGCCTCCGTCGGTGCGGTCAGACGGGTGCTGGCCATCGACCCGATCGACGCGACCACCGGAGGGGTGGCCTAGATGCGCATCGCCATCCGCGAGCTGCAACGACAGCCCGGCCGCTTCGTCCCCGTGACCGCCGCACTGACCCTGCTGGTCGTGCTGCTGCTGGTCCTCGGCGGGTTCCTCGACGGCCTCGAGGGCAGCCAGACGGGTGCCTACCGCGCCCACGACGGCCTCGTGCTGGTCTTCGCCGACAGCGCCGAGCTGCAGCTGCAGCGCTCCGTCGTGCAGTCCGGCATCGCCGACGAGCTGGACGTGCTGGACGACGTCGATGCGGTCGGCCGCCTCGGCCGGGTCGACACGACCGCCGCCCCGCAGGGCACCGACGACGTCGAGGACGTCGCCGTCTTCGGCTACGAGCTTGGCACCGACGTGCTGCCGGCACCGTCGGAGGACGGCGCGGTCGTGGACGCGACCCTGGCCGAGCTGACCGGGATCGAGGTGGGCGACGTGCTGGAGATCGGCCCCGCCGCCACGCCAGTGACGGTCGCCGAGCTGGTCGACGACCTGACACAGGGATCCCCGACGGTGTGGCTGCCGTGGGACCAGTGGGGGCAGGTCGCCACCGACGCCGCCCCCGCCGACGTGCTGCCCGACGGCGCGTCCCAGGCGCTCGCGCTGCGCCCGACCGGATCTCCGGCCGACCTGACCGGGACGTCGCTCGCCGAGGGGGTCGAGGCCGTGACGCCCGAGGACGCGATCCTTGCCCTCGACGTGGTCCAGCAGCAGTCCTCGACGTTCGAGGGGATCATCGGCGTGACGTTCGCCGTGACCCTGCTCGTCATCGCCCTCTTCTTCGCCCTCATCGTGCTGGAACGCGTCGGGCTGTACGCGGTCCTGAAGGCCCTCGGCGCAGGGACCCGCGACCTGCTGACGGGCCTTGCCGTGCAGGCCGTCGCGATCAGCGCGGTCGCCCTGGTGACCGGCATCGTCGTCGCGTTCGCCTTCACCGGGCTGCTGCCCGCCGACCTGCCCATCCGGATCCTGCCTGCACGAGTCGGGCTGATCGCGGGCGGCACCGTCTTCACCGCGCTGCTCGGCAGCCTCCTGACCCTCCGGCGGATCGTGCGCATCGATCCCGCCTCTGCGATCGGATGACCTCCATGAACGCACTCGAGCTCGACACCATCCGCAAGACCTACGGGGAGGGCGAGCAGCAGGTCGTCGCCCTCGACGACGTCTCCATGCAGGTCGCCAACGACGAGATGGTCATCCTCGTCGGCCCGTCCGGGTCCGGCAAGACGACCCTCCTGACCGTCGCCGGTGCGCTGCTGCAACCCACCAGCGGCCGCGTCGTGGTCGGTGACGAGGAGATCGGCACCCTCAACGGCAGGCAGCTCGCCGCCTTCCGGCGCGACCGGATCGGCTTCGTCTTCCAGTCCGTCAACCTGGTGCCGTTCCTGACGGCCCGCGAGAACCTGCTGGTCGTCCGGGACTTCGGTGGCAGCCGCATCGACAAGGCCGCCAAGGAACGTGCCGACCAGCTGCTGGAGGAGCTGGGGCTCGGCGGACGGGCCGACAACCTGCCCTCGCAGCTGTCCGGCGGCCAGAAGCAACGCGTCGCCATCGGGCGGGCCCTGATGAACGACCCGGCGCTGGTGCTGGTCGACGAACCCACCTCCGCCCTGGACAGCGAGCTCGGCCAGCAGGTGATGGAGCTGCTGCGTCGCGAGGTGAAGGACCGCGGTGTGGCCGCGATCGTGGTGACCCACGACGAACGGGTTTTGGACTACGGCGACCGTTCGGTCCGCATCGTCGACGGTGCCCTCGAGGAGGGTTCCGTCGAGGGCGTGGCCAAGGCCGACAACAGCGGCTGACCCCCCGTCAGCGCGCCGGTCCCCCGACCGGCCGCACGACCACCGTCCAGCCCTCCCCCGGGTGCACCACCGCGTCGTAGCCGAGGTCCAGCAGCGCGGCCTCGGCACGGCCCGCCGCCAGCCCGTCGGCGACGTCGATCCGGTCGGCCACGAACGACCCGCCACCGGCCGCCCCGGCAACCCGCTGCCACTCCCAGTCCTCGGGCAGCCCGGCCCGCACCGGCGCCCCCTCCCCCGTGGCCAGCCGCCGGGCCAGCCATCCCCGACCGTGCGGGAACAGGTCGGTCTCGGGCGGGCGGACCAGCGCCTTGCCACCACCGGTTGCCGAGGTGTCCACGACGTCCAGGCCGCGGACGACCACGACGGGCACCCCGGCGGACTTGTCGCGGACCATGTCGGCCGCGCCCGCGACCTGGTCGGCCTGGGCGATCAACGTCACCCGCAGCGTCTGGCCCTCCCGGTCGACGGTGCCGCGCTCGTCGCGGAGCGCGTCCATGCCGGCCACCCCCAGCGCCACGTCGGTCTGCCCCTCGCGCCAGGCCCGACCGAAGGTGTCGGACACGATCACGGCAACGTCCACCGCGGCCAGCCGGCGCAGGCCGTCACGGAGCGCCTCGGCCGCAGCGTCGACGTCGTCCGGCAGGAGCAGCAGCTCGCCGCCGGGCACGTTGGAGGCATCGATCCCGGCGTTGGCGCACACGTAGCCCTGCCTCGTCCGGACCACCACCACGTGGGGCGTGTCGACGACGACGTCGTCGGCCACCTCGGCGGACATCGCGATGCGCCGTCGGGCGTCCTCGACCTGCTCGCCGGGCAGCGGGCTGGCAGTCAGGCCCATCGCCTTGCTGACGACCTTGGAGGACACCACCACGACGTCGCCGTCACGCAGGCCGATCGCCGCGCTGATCAGGCCGGGCAGGTCGTCGCCGGGGCGAACCTCCCCGATACCCCTGACGGGGAGGAGCGTGATGTTCATTGCGGGTCAGGCTAAGCGGGCAGAGTGGGGCCATGGCAAACAACGACGCAATCAACCTCATGGTCGAAGGCCAGGAGTCCGTGACGTGGGCGCAGTGGGTCGCGCTCGCCGAGGCGGCGGAATCCGCCGGCCTGCAGGGCCTGTTCCGCAGCGACCACTACGCCAGCGTGCAGGGCCGCACCGAACGCAGCGCCCTCGACGCGTGGTCGACGCTGGCTGCCCTGGCCGCCCTGACCGACACCATCCAGCTGGGCACGATGGTCTCGCCCGCCTCGTTCCGCCACCCGTCGGTGCTGGCCAAGCAGGTCGTCGTTGCCGACCACGTGTCGGGTGGACGGGTCGAGCTCGGCTTCGGCGCCGGCTGGAACGAGCTGGAGCACACGATGTACGGCTTCGACTTCGCTGACCTCGGCACGCGCTACGACGTGATGGCCGAGCAGATCGAGATCATCCGTCGGCAGTGGACCGAGGAGTCCGTCGACTTCGACGGCGAGCACTACACGCTGGCCGGCTGCGAGGCCCGCCCCAAGCCGCTCGGCCACGTCCCGATCATCATGGGTGGGCAGGCCCAGCCGCGCGGGGCAGAGCTCGCCGCCCGGTGGGCCGACGAGTACAACACGACCTTCCCCAGCACCGACGCGGTGCGCGAACGCAAGGCCCGCCTGGACGCGGCGTGCGAGGAGGCCGGCCGTGACCCGCTGCCGATGTCGATCATGACCGGCTGCATCCTGGGCGAGACCGAGGCCGACGTGCACGCGAGGGCCGAGCGGATCATGGCATGGTCCAACGCCGACGGCAGCGCCGAGGAGTGGCTGGCCGGGCTGCGACACGAATGGGTCGTCGGCACCGTCGAGCAGGCGCAGGCCCGGCTGGAGGAGTACCGCGAGGCGGGGATCAGCCGCTTCTTCCTGCAGCACCAGCTCCACGACGAGACCGACATGGTCGCCCTGATGGGCCAGCTCAACTAGCCCACGTTCGAGGTGCACGGACCGGCCGGGTCGGTGCCCGGCCGGCTCGTCAGGCCGCCTGGAGGGTGCCGAGCATCCCCACGGCGGTCTCGGCCAAGCGGGTGGAGACGTCGACGTCGACCATCATCGTGTCGGTGACGGCGACGTCGACCCCGGTCGCGCGGATGGCGTCGGCGCTGGCGGCGTCGGCGGTGTCGATGACCCAGCCGTCGAGGAAGTCGGCGTAGAGTCCGGCGACGCCGGCGGCGCTGACCTCGGCCCCGACCGCTGGCAGCAGCTTGTCGGCCATGCCTCGCACGACCCGCCCGCCGACGATCGGGCTGACCCCGACGACGGGCTTGTCGCGCAACAGCTCGCGGACGGGGGCGATGTCCAGGATCGTGCCGATCGACACGACGGGGTTGGAGGGGCACAGGACCACCAGGTCGGCGCCCTCGATGGCGGCGACCACGGCGTCGGTCGCCCGTGCGTCCTCCCCGCCCTCCAGCCAGACCCGGTCGATCGGTGATGCCGCTCGTTCACCGACCCACCACTCCTGGAAGTGCAGCTCGCGTCCGTCGCTGGTCCGCACCCGGGTGGCCACCGTCGCATCGGTCATCGGCAGCAGCGCGAACGGCAGGTCCCACGCCGAAGCGATCGTGCGGGTGGCGTCGGTCAGCGTGCCCCCCTCGCCGATGACGCGGGCCCGGACGAGGTGGGTGGCGATGTCGCGGTCGCCGAGGGTGAACCAGTCCGGCTGCCCGTAGCGACCCTTCAGCTCCGCGGCGACGGTGAACGTCTCCTCGGCCCTGCCCCAGCCCTGCTCGGGGTGGACCCCGCCACCGAGGGTGTAGGTGATGGTGTCCAGGTCCGGGGAGACGTGGAGGCCGTGGATCGCCAGGTCGTCACCGGTGTTGGCGACGACGGTCAGCGACGCGGGGTCGACGGCACGGACCAGGCCGCGGAGGAAGCGTGCGGCACCGATGCCGCCAGCGAGGGAGACGACGTTCATGTGGCCCGGCAGCCTATTGGCGGCCGGGCCACGACGCACAGGCGACAGGTGGCCCTAGCCGCCCGAGCCGGTGCCCTCCTCGATCTGGGTCACGACGGCCTCGCTGACCACGGCCACGCCACCGACGACCGTCAGGCCGGGCGGGGTGGTGAAGCCGATGGCGTCCAGGAAGTCCTGGGTCTCCTGCGGCAGTCGCGTGGGCTCCACACCCAGCTGCGGAGCGCCCCGACGCACGGCCAGCGGTGCCGACGCCAGCGCGTAGGTCCAGGCGTCGCCGTCACGGCTGTTGGACAGGTCGACGACGATGAACTCGCGCGTGGCCGGGTCGGGGGTCCCGATGACCTCCGGCCACAGGTCGCTGGCGATCAGCGCCCCGGTCTCGAACCGGTTGGCACCGGCCAGTCGACGACCGCCGGGGGCCTGGTTGACGGCCGCGTCGGGCACCACGGCCGAGCCGCCGAGCGCGACGGTGGAGGTGATGTTCTCGTCAGCCAGCAGCTGCGCGGTCGCGGGGTGCAGGTCATCACCCACGGTCAGCAGGATGGGCTGTCCGACCGCGCCACCGAAGGCGCCACCGAGCACCGAGTCGGGGAAGTTGTTGCCGGTCGCCAGCAACGCCTCGGTGGTCCCGGGGTGCTGCCGCAGGACTTCCACGGCGATCTCGACCGCGGTCTCGACACGGCTGGCGCCGCCGAAGCGGACGACCTCGTAGCCGGCGTCGCGCAGCTCCTGTTCGACCGCTGCGGACACCGCGTTCTCGGAGCCGAGGATGTTGACCCGTCCGCCGTCGGGCAGGGCCCGGTCGATCTCCGCACGGGTGTCGGTGTCCAGCGGGATGTCCGGGCCACCGTCGGTGTAGAGGATGCAGGCGTCGTCCCCGGCCAGCGGTGCCCCGGCGAGGGCGTCGGCGAACACGTCGTTGCGGGCCAGGACGATCCCGCCGGCGGTGTCGTCGGTGGGGAACAGCAGCTGGCAGATCTGGATGGCGACGTCGTCGGGGGTCTCGGCGTCCAGGCGCGCGGTGCCCTGGCTGACGGCGGCCAGCTGCAGTCCGACCCCGCTTGCGGGAACGGAGAAGGCCGTGTTGACCATGATCACCCTGCCGTCGTCGGTGATCGGGGCGATCCGTTCGCCCCGGAAGTCACCGAAGAAGGCGTCGGGGTCATCACCCGTCGTGGTCACGAGGTCGCCCGTGCGGCTGTCCACGGCGGAGAGGCCGAAGCCGAACGCGGAGTACCACACAGTGCCCTTGGCGTCGACCTTGGGCTCGCCGGTGTTGAGGAAGCTCGGGGTCGGGTCGTGGGTCCAGACCGGCTGGCCGGTCTCGAGGGAGATGGCGAAGACGCTGTCGCCGCTGGGCTCGACGGTGACGATCACGTCGTCGGCGAGTGCCAGCCGGTCGACCCAGTAGCCGAGGCCCGCCTGGTCGGCGGTGTCGTCCCGCTCGTAGACAACCGACCAGTCCTCGACCAGGTCGTCCCCGGACCGGTCGTAGCGCGTGACGGTCTCGGGGAAGGCGTCGTCGTGGACCACGATCCCGCCGTCGAGCGCGACCACCTGCGCGACGTCGCCGACCTCGATGGTGGACAGGGTTGCCCCCGTGGCGACGTCGAACACCCCGAGGAGGTTGGGCGTGTCGGTGTCGAACCCGAGCCGGAACGGGAAGTAGAACGACGCCTCGTCGGGCGCGACGACCAACCGGGGGAAGAAGGACCCCTCCCAGCCATCGAAGTAGGTCTCCCAGGCCATCGTCATGTCGGCGCCGGACAGGTCGATGCCGACCAGCCAGCGGTCGAAGTTGCGGCGCTGGTTGAACATCAGCATGTCGCCGGCCAGGACGAGGTGGCCGCTGTCGAGGTCCCCA
The nucleotide sequence above comes from Euzebya pacifica. Encoded proteins:
- the cofE gene encoding coenzyme F420-0:L-glutamate ligase, translated to MNITLLPVRGIGEVRPGDDLPGLISAAIGLRDGDVVVVSSKVVSKAMGLTASPLPGEQVEDARRRIAMSAEVADDVVVDTPHVVVVRTRQGYVCANAGIDASNVPGGELLLLPDDVDAAAEALRDGLRRLAAVDVAVIVSDTFGRAWREGQTDVALGVAGMDALRDERGTVDREGQTLRVTLIAQADQVAGAADMVRDKSAGVPVVVVRGLDVVDTSATGGGKALVRPPETDLFPHGRGWLARRLATGEGAPVRAGLPEDWEWQRVAGAAGGGSFVADRIDVADGLAAGRAEAALLDLGYDAVVHPGEGWTVVVRPVGGPAR
- a CDS encoding cell wall-binding repeat-containing protein; translation: MYLLTRRLRPGAVALAVTIVVALLGPLPAFAGPLPGGSAAGSSQGDFSSPGAGPTVAGLEWAVQHPQLGRDGSHATQVIRDSEGHVVLNAHESQPDGTTVDVLVAIDADDGSVAWQLDNMDSGCLPVASDDGFVYAFTTGGAGHTVADLPGILEIDAADGSVVRAWEGPVTNTPGDVPDDGNPACLGGDLDSGHLVLAGDMLMFNQRRNFDRWLVGIDLSGADMTMAWETYFDGWEGSFFPRLVVAPDEASFYFPFRLGFDTDTPNLLGVFDVATGATLSTIEVGDVAQVVALDGGIVVHDDAFPETVTRYDRSGDDLVEDWSVVYERDDTADQAGLGYWVDRLALADDVIVTVEPSGDSVFAISLETGQPVWTHDPTPSFLNTGEPKVDAKGTVWYSAFGFGLSAVDSRTGDLVTTTGDDPDAFFGDFRGERIAPITDDGRVIMVNTAFSVPASGVGLQLAAVSQGTARLDAETPDDVAIQICQLLFPTDDTAGGIVLARNDVFADALAGAPLAGDDACILYTDGGPDIPLDTDTRAEIDRALPDGGRVNILGSENAVSAAVEQELRDAGYEVVRFGGASRVETAVEIAVEVLRQHPGTTEALLATGNNFPDSVLGGAFGGAVGQPILLTVGDDLHPATAQLLADENITSTVALGGSAVVPDAAVNQAPGGRRLAGANRFETGALIASDLWPEVIGTPDPATREFIVVDLSNSRDGDAWTYALASAPLAVRRGAPQLGVEPTRLPQETQDFLDAIGFTTPPGLTVVGGVAVVSEAVVTQIEEGTGSGG
- a CDS encoding TIGR03560 family F420-dependent LLM class oxidoreductase — encoded protein: MANNDAINLMVEGQESVTWAQWVALAEAAESAGLQGLFRSDHYASVQGRTERSALDAWSTLAALAALTDTIQLGTMVSPASFRHPSVLAKQVVVADHVSGGRVELGFGAGWNELEHTMYGFDFADLGTRYDVMAEQIEIIRRQWTEESVDFDGEHYTLAGCEARPKPLGHVPIIMGGQAQPRGAELAARWADEYNTTFPSTDAVRERKARLDAACEEAGRDPLPMSIMTGCILGETEADVHARAERIMAWSNADGSAEEWLAGLRHEWVVGTVEQAQARLEEYREAGISRFFLQHQLHDETDMVALMGQLN
- a CDS encoding ABC transporter ATP-binding protein, with protein sequence MNALELDTIRKTYGEGEQQVVALDDVSMQVANDEMVILVGPSGSGKTTLLTVAGALLQPTSGRVVVGDEEIGTLNGRQLAAFRRDRIGFVFQSVNLVPFLTARENLLVVRDFGGSRIDKAAKERADQLLEELGLGGRADNLPSQLSGGQKQRVAIGRALMNDPALVLVDEPTSALDSELGQQVMELLRREVKDRGVAAIVVTHDERVLDYGDRSVRIVDGALEEGSVEGVAKADNSG
- the cofD gene encoding 2-phospho-L-lactate transferase; translated protein: MNVVSLAGGIGAARFLRGLVRAVDPASLTVVANTGDDLAIHGLHVSPDLDTITYTLGGGVHPEQGWGRAEETFTVAAELKGRYGQPDWFTLGDRDIATHLVRARVIGEGGTLTDATRTIASAWDLPFALLPMTDATVATRVRTSDGRELHFQEWWVGERAASPIDRVWLEGGEDARATDAVVAAIEGADLVVLCPSNPVVSIGTILDIAPVRELLRDKPVVGVSPIVGGRVVRGMADKLLPAVGAEVSAAGVAGLYADFLDGWVIDTADAASADAIRATGVDVAVTDTMMVDVDVSTRLAETAVGMLGTLQAA